A region of Rhea pennata isolate bPtePen1 chromosome 36, bPtePen1.pri, whole genome shotgun sequence DNA encodes the following proteins:
- the CD79A gene encoding B-cell antigen receptor complex-associated protein alpha chain gives MQGVGGCRGRPWLQPQQALRCPYALPAGCLLLAPATANLTWNSTHSPFPPPPPPSRVTLTPISVESHRTTAAHCCSSDSNVVVKAGPTSRTFTVGDHASLECEFKAPREATVTWNRVYPRKNCSAFFAPVNVSCSNCSVVRHEDRATLAFHHVGKDDAGLYFCRVEAGWAAGQSCGTYLRVRKPVAMPFLNLKESTKNRIITAEGILLLLCTVGPGLFLFFQKRWANERLLQSKKGACEEENLYEGLNLDECSMYEDISRGLQPTYQDVGSLGAGDTQLEKP, from the exons ATGCAAGGGGTAGGGGGGTGCCGGGGACGCCCCTGGCTCCAGCCCCAGCAGGCCCTGAGGTGCCCCTACGCCCTGCCCGCAGGCTGCCTGCTCCTGGCGCCCGCCACGGCCAACCTGACCTGGAACAGCACCCACTCCCCTttcccgccgcccccgcccccgtcGAGGGTGACCCTGACACCCATCTCGGTGGAGAGCCACCGGACCACGGCGGCTCACTGCTGCTCCAGCGACTCCAACGTGGTGGTGAAGGCCGGCCCCACATCCCGCACCTTCACGGTGGGCGACCACGCCAGCCTGGAGTGTGAGTTCAAGGCACCCAGGGAGGCCACGGTGACCTGGAACCGCGTCTACCCCCGCAAGAACTGCAGCGCCTTCTTCGCCCCCGTCAACGTCAGCTGCAGCAACTGCTCCGTGGTGCGGCATGAGGACCGCGCCACCCTGGCCTTCCACCACGTCGGCAAGGACGACGCTGGCCTCTACTTCTGCCGCGTGGAGGCCGGCTGGGCCGCAGGGCAGTCGTGCGGCACCTACCTGCGTGTGCGCA AACCGGTGGCCATGCCCTTCCTGAACCTCAAGGAGTCCACCAAGAACCGGATCATCACCGCCGAGGgcatcctgctgctgctctgcaccgTGGGACCCGGCCTCTTCCTATTCTTCCAG AAGCGCTGGGCCAACGAGcggctgctgcagagcaagaaGGGCGCCTGTGAGGAGGAGAACCTGTATGAG GGGCTCAACCTGGACGAGTGCTCCATGTACGAGGACATCTCGCGGGGGCTGCAGCCCACGTACCAGGATGTGGGCAGCCTGGGCGCCGGCGACACGCAGCTGGAGAAGCCGTGA